In Geobacter anodireducens, a genomic segment contains:
- a CDS encoding SAM-dependent methyltransferase, with the protein MAEGFKDYFSDTSDAYRTYRPDYPDGLFEWLAGLPPRRDAALDCGCGTGQASVALARYFPRVHAVDPSADQIANAISHEGVVYRVAPAEQTGLPGASVDLVVAAQALHWFDFDRFYPEVRRVGRPGSVFAAFSYGLLSIDADLDRIIGRFYHEVIGPYWPPERTHVDNGYRAIPFPFPEIAAPPFAMEARWELEHLIGYLETWSAVREYRRRRGVDPLAALARKVRNAWGAPEVTRTIAWPLVLRVGRIG; encoded by the coding sequence ATGGCGGAGGGGTTCAAGGACTATTTTTCGGACACGTCCGATGCGTACCGCACCTATCGCCCCGACTACCCGGACGGGCTCTTCGAGTGGCTTGCCGGACTGCCGCCCCGCCGGGACGCCGCCCTCGACTGCGGCTGCGGCACCGGCCAGGCATCGGTGGCCCTTGCCCGCTACTTTCCCCGGGTCCATGCGGTGGACCCCAGCGCCGACCAGATAGCCAACGCCATCTCCCACGAGGGGGTGGTGTACCGCGTGGCTCCGGCTGAACAGACGGGACTGCCCGGTGCGAGCGTGGATCTGGTGGTGGCCGCCCAGGCGCTCCACTGGTTCGACTTCGACCGGTTCTATCCGGAGGTGCGCCGGGTCGGACGGCCCGGTTCCGTGTTCGCCGCCTTCAGCTACGGCCTGCTCTCCATCGACGCGGATCTCGACCGGATCATCGGCCGGTTCTACCACGAGGTGATCGGCCCCTACTGGCCCCCCGAACGGACCCACGTGGACAACGGCTACCGCGCCATCCCCTTCCCGTTTCCTGAAATCGCGGCGCCCCCCTTTGCCATGGAAGCCCGCTGGGAACTGGAGCACCTGATCGGCTACCTGGAAACCTGGTCAGCGGTCAGGGAGTACCGGCGGCGGCGCGGTGTGGACCCGCTGGCAGCGCTTGCCCGGAAGGTGCGTAACGCCTGGGGTGCCCCGGAGGTAACAAGGACTATTGCCTGGCCCCTGGTACTGCGAGTGGGACGCATCGGGTAG
- a CDS encoding mechanosensitive ion channel protein MscL → MFKEFKEFAMKGNVVDLAIGVIIGGAFGKIVTSVVNDIVMPPIGLLMGKMDFSNLFVDLSGKGYESLKAAKDAGAPVISYGAFINTVLDFVIVAFVIFLVVKQINRLKKEPVPAPPDTKECAFCCSAIPLRATRCPHCTSEQK, encoded by the coding sequence ATGTTCAAGGAGTTCAAGGAATTTGCCATGAAGGGGAATGTGGTCGATCTGGCCATCGGTGTGATCATCGGCGGCGCGTTCGGCAAGATCGTCACATCGGTGGTCAACGACATCGTAATGCCTCCCATCGGCCTCCTGATGGGCAAAATGGACTTCTCCAACCTCTTCGTCGACCTGTCGGGCAAGGGCTACGAGAGCCTCAAGGCCGCCAAGGACGCAGGCGCGCCGGTCATCAGCTACGGCGCCTTCATCAACACGGTCCTGGACTTCGTCATCGTGGCCTTCGTGATCTTCCTGGTGGTCAAGCAGATCAACCGCCTGAAAAAGGAGCCGGTGCCCGCCCCGCCCGACACCAAGGAGTGCGCCTTCTGCTGCTCCGCCATCCCCCTCAGGGCCACCCGCTGCCCCCACTGCACGTCGGAACAGAAATAG
- a CDS encoding electron transfer flavoprotein, whose amino-acid sequence MHPNPAVFAPLLLASLAFFVWSLYRKLSLIALGRPGYTFRGIGEGLREMLLYAFVQKRVLHKFFGLNHLVIFWACMVLVFVNVEFVVSGVFPAARLSALPDALYVPIRFLSDIMSALTLAAIVIALVRRTFFPPYPEARSFESYLILLLIAVHMIAFFGVSAAEIARGEERAAAFMPVASFFGEFLADLTPKHIGATFNFYWWLHAGALLSFITVLIPFTKHLHVFTAIANCFLHTGIKPNTQLPEVFEAGRTFGVGQVDRFTVKDLFDPFACTKCGRCQQVCPANITGKPLNPRQVVNDIKVNLLANGPLLKRGGVPTLPLIGDGGPGSVSEEAIWACTSCGACMEACPVFIEHLPKVVGMRRHLVEMEARFPEELLNLFENMEQRSNPWGIAPGERTKWASLLEVKPFARGETEYLLYVGCAGSFDSRSKQVTVNLATILDAAGVSWGILGKDEKCCGDSLRRLGNEYVFDRMARENAALFRERGVTKVITQCPHCFTTLKNDYRQYGIELEVIHHAELIRQLLAEGRLKLDRRVSDLGKIILHDSCYLGRHNDVYEAPREVVAAVTGAAPAEFDRAREDSFCCGAGGGRMWMEEQTGTRINLNRVTEALAKHPDTICVACPYCMTMFEDGLKDKQAGQTRVKDIAEVVAEGMRPVQ is encoded by the coding sequence AAGCTGAGCCTCATTGCCCTTGGCCGTCCCGGCTACACGTTCCGGGGGATCGGCGAGGGGCTCAGGGAGATGCTGCTGTACGCCTTCGTCCAGAAGCGGGTGCTCCATAAATTCTTCGGCCTGAACCACCTGGTCATCTTCTGGGCCTGTATGGTCCTGGTTTTCGTGAACGTGGAATTCGTGGTGAGCGGGGTCTTCCCGGCGGCCCGCCTGTCGGCGCTGCCCGATGCCCTCTACGTGCCGATCCGGTTCCTGTCGGACATCATGTCGGCCCTCACGCTGGCAGCCATCGTCATCGCCCTGGTGCGGCGGACCTTCTTTCCCCCCTATCCCGAGGCCCGCAGTTTCGAATCATACCTGATCCTCCTGCTCATCGCCGTTCACATGATCGCCTTTTTCGGAGTGAGCGCCGCCGAGATCGCCCGGGGCGAGGAGCGGGCCGCAGCCTTCATGCCGGTCGCCTCCTTCTTCGGTGAATTCCTGGCCGATCTGACGCCCAAGCACATCGGGGCCACCTTCAACTTCTACTGGTGGCTCCACGCCGGCGCGCTCCTTTCCTTCATCACGGTGCTGATCCCCTTCACCAAGCACCTGCACGTCTTCACGGCCATTGCCAACTGTTTCCTCCATACCGGGATCAAGCCCAACACCCAGCTCCCCGAAGTCTTCGAGGCGGGGCGCACCTTCGGCGTCGGCCAGGTGGACCGGTTCACCGTCAAGGATCTCTTCGATCCCTTTGCCTGCACCAAGTGCGGACGCTGCCAGCAGGTCTGCCCCGCCAACATCACCGGCAAGCCCCTGAATCCCCGCCAGGTGGTGAACGACATCAAGGTGAACCTTCTGGCCAACGGACCGCTTCTCAAGCGGGGCGGGGTGCCGACCCTGCCGCTCATCGGCGACGGCGGCCCTGGGAGCGTGTCCGAGGAGGCCATCTGGGCCTGCACCTCCTGCGGGGCCTGTATGGAGGCCTGCCCGGTCTTTATCGAGCACCTGCCAAAGGTCGTGGGGATGCGGCGCCACCTGGTGGAGATGGAGGCCCGGTTCCCGGAAGAGCTCCTGAACCTCTTCGAGAACATGGAGCAACGCTCCAACCCCTGGGGCATCGCCCCAGGCGAGCGGACCAAGTGGGCGTCCCTCCTGGAGGTGAAGCCCTTTGCCAGAGGCGAGACCGAGTACCTCCTCTACGTGGGGTGCGCCGGCTCCTTCGACTCCCGCAGCAAGCAGGTGACGGTCAACCTGGCAACGATCCTCGACGCGGCCGGCGTTTCCTGGGGCATACTCGGCAAGGACGAGAAGTGCTGCGGCGACAGCCTCAGGCGCCTGGGGAACGAGTACGTCTTCGACCGGATGGCCCGTGAAAATGCGGCCCTCTTCCGGGAGCGGGGGGTGACCAAGGTCATCACCCAGTGCCCCCACTGCTTCACCACCCTCAAGAACGACTACCGCCAGTACGGCATTGAGCTCGAGGTGATCCACCACGCGGAACTGATCCGGCAGCTCCTGGCCGAGGGCCGGCTGAAACTGGACCGCCGGGTGAGCGATCTGGGGAAGATCATCCTCCACGACTCCTGCTACCTGGGGCGGCACAACGACGTCTACGAGGCCCCGCGGGAAGTGGTGGCCGCGGTCACCGGAGCGGCCCCGGCCGAGTTCGACCGGGCCCGGGAGGATTCGTTCTGCTGCGGCGCCGGCGGCGGCCGCATGTGGATGGAGGAGCAGACCGGCACCCGGATCAACCTGAACCGGGTTACCGAGGCCCTTGCCAAGCATCCCGACACCATCTGCGTTGCCTGCCCCTACTGCATGACCATGTTCGAGGACGGGCTCAAGGACAAGCAGGCGGGCCAGACCCGGGTGAAGGACATCGCCGAGGTGGTGGCCGAGGGGATGCGGCCGGTTCAGTAG